In Methanocella paludicola SANAE, the sequence CCTGCTTGCGGCGCTCGAACACGGTGTCTCCTGTCTCGAATCCCCCGATGTTGGAGCACTTCTTCGCGGCCGCGACGATCTTGGAGGCGGTGTTCTCGCCCACCTCGGCCGCTGCGGCCAACTCGCTCGGCGATGCGACAGCTATCGCCTCGATGGATGTATATCCTGCCTCTTTGAGCTTGTCGGCGGTAGCAGGCCCCACGCCAGGTAGATCTTCTATTGTCATTCTTTCTGCCATTTTGTTTACCTCTCGGGCTTATTTTATAATTATTGTAATTAGTATTGGAGTGTATATAGAACGTTATCGCATGCGGATTGAAAGTAATATCCAAAAGACGTGCTTTGCCATGATATGTATACTTTCTTTATATTGAAAAAATGGTCGGAGCACGTCTGTTTTAAAAAGCCTTCGTGTCGCTTCGGGCCGGCTTCGAGTCGCTTTGTGGCTGAAAAAGTCTTCGAGCGTTCTTATTATGCTTTTGGGCTGATGCCCAATTCGAGCAGAGGGGCTTATTCCGTGCGAAGCGCCTCGATGGGGTCGAGAGTCGCAGCCTTGTTGGCGGGGTAGACGCCGGCGATGGTGGTGGTGATGAAGCCGAAGCCCAGGCCGATGAGCACGTTGTTGAGGGTGATGGGCATGGGCATGCCGGCGCCGTTGCCTATAAAGTAAGAGATGATGGCCGCAAGGCCGAGGCCGATGAGGCCGCTGACCACGCCCAGCATGGCGGACTCGGCCAGGAAGAGCATGCGGACGTCCATGGTGGTGGCGCCCACGGCCTTCATCAGGCCGATCTCCTTCGTCCTTTCTTTTACGGTGAGCATCATGACGTTCAGGATGCCGATACCGCCGACGACCAGCGAGATCCCGGCGATGCCCCCCAGGACGTACTTGATGTAGTCGAAGATCGAGTTGATCGCGTCGGAGAAGGACTTGATGGTGATCACGGTGAAGCCCTCGTTCCGGTGGAGGCGTTTCAGGGATTCCTCCACGTTGTCCGCGGTCGCCTGGGCCTCGGACGCCGAGGCGGCCCTCACGTAGATCATGCTGTAGCTGTCCACGCTGGAGACGGCCTTGATGCCGTCCATGGTCATGTAGATGTTCGAGTTGGGGTCCCCGGTGACCATGGAGCCGTTGCTCTCCTGGAGGATGCCGACGACCGTGTACTGGTGGGACCTGCCGTCCATGGGGTTGGTGATGGTGATGGGCGTGCCCGTCTTGACGAGCCTGCCGAAGGTGCCGTTGGCGATCTTGCTCCCGATGACCACCGAGTACGTGTCCGTGGACGAGAGGAACCGGCCCTTGTCGATCTGGCCGTCCAGCCGGGTCTCGCTTGCAGGGCGGACGCCCTGGATGGAGAGACTGCGGTTCTCGCTGCCGTACGTGACGATGCCGCTTCCGCTGACCCGGGGGGTGACCTCGACCACGCCGGAGGTGCCCATGAGCAGGCTCACGTCCCGGTCGGTGAACTTGGCGGGGGACTTTTCCTGGGCGCTCGCGAAGCCCATGCCCATGCCCATGCCGCCCGACTGCACGCTGCCGCCGCCCGGCATGACGATCATTTGATCCAGATCGAGGTCGCCGAACTGCTGGCTGACGCCCGAGTAGAGGCCATCGCCCAGAGTAAGCATTACGACTATGGCCATGACGCCGATGATGATGCCCAGGGACGACATCATGGTCTTGAACTTGTTATTGGAGAAGTCGGATAGCGCGTATCCGATGACGTCTGCAGGCTTCATGGTCACTCCGTCCTCAGCGCCTCGATGGGGTCGAGCCTCGCCGCCTGGTTGGCGGGGTACACGCCGAACACCACGGTCACCACGAGCCCGAATAGAACGCCGATGATGGCGTTCGACGCCGACACGGGCATCGAGAGCTCCGCGTAGTGTCCGACGACGGCGGCGATGGCGGCCGCGAGGAGGACGCCCCCGGCGCCGCTGAAGAGCCCGAGCATCGCCGACTCGGCGATGAACACCTTCCGCACGTCCATGGTGGTGGCGCCCACGGCCTTCATCAGGCCGATCTCCTTCGTGCGCTCCTTTACGGTGAGCGTCATGA encodes:
- a CDS encoding ABC transporter permease, whose product is MKPADVIGYALSDFSNNKFKTMMSSLGIIIGVMAIVVMLTLGDGLYSGVSQQFGDLDLDQMIVMPGGGSVQSGGMGMGMGFASAQEKSPAKFTDRDVSLLMGTSGVVEVTPRVSGSGIVTYGSENRSLSIQGVRPASETRLDGQIDKGRFLSSTDTYSVVIGSKIANGTFGRLVKTGTPITITNPMDGRSHQYTVVGILQESNGSMVTGDPNSNIYMTMDGIKAVSSVDSYSMIYVRAASASEAQATADNVEESLKRLHRNEGFTVITIKSFSDAINSIFDYIKYVLGGIAGISLVVGGIGILNVMMLTVKERTKEIGLMKAVGATTMDVRMLFLAESAMLGVVSGLIGLGLAAIISYFIGNGAGMPMPITLNNVLIGLGFGFITTTIAGVYPANKAATLDPIEALRTE